A genomic stretch from Aerococcaceae bacterium zg-1292 includes:
- a CDS encoding carbohydrate ABC transporter permease, producing MKVIKVKKKKKTSERIFDFLVYAFAIGLMLLIVYPLWFVIIASFSDPADVANGNVWFWPKVWKLDGYRKLIEQRLIWRSYLNTIFYTFAGTLFALIVNIPAGFVLTRKEMLGHKYLVWFYIIPMFFGGGLIPTYLVVNKLGLVDTIWVMIVPFAVSTFNIIVVRTFFQNNIPDGLWEAAQIDGSGVIRYFFQMVLPLSKAVIAVIGLWTAVGIWNSWFNALIYLRNEDLQPLQLILRRMLINNQVLMKSTSAGNLAAELRALADMMKYASIVVSTAPIMMLYPFLQKYFNQGVMIGALKE from the coding sequence ATGAAAGTAATTAAAGTAAAGAAAAAGAAAAAAACCTCAGAACGTATATTTGATTTTCTAGTCTATGCTTTTGCTATTGGGCTAATGTTATTAATTGTGTATCCACTATGGTTTGTTATTATTGCGTCATTTAGTGATCCAGCTGATGTTGCAAATGGAAATGTTTGGTTTTGGCCAAAAGTATGGAAGTTAGACGGTTATCGAAAATTAATTGAGCAACGATTGATTTGGCGAAGTTATCTAAATACGATTTTTTATACCTTTGCAGGGACACTCTTTGCATTAATCGTCAATATTCCAGCTGGTTTTGTATTAACAAGAAAGGAGATGTTAGGACATAAGTATTTAGTATGGTTTTATATTATTCCAATGTTTTTTGGAGGTGGATTAATACCAACATATTTAGTAGTGAATAAACTTGGTTTAGTTGATACGATTTGGGTAATGATAGTGCCATTTGCTGTTTCTACATTTAATATTATTGTAGTAAGAACCTTTTTCCAAAATAATATTCCAGATGGCTTATGGGAAGCCGCTCAAATCGATGGTAGTGGTGTTATTCGATACTTTTTTCAAATGGTGTTGCCATTGTCTAAGGCAGTAATTGCGGTAATTGGGCTTTGGACAGCTGTTGGAATCTGGAATTCGTGGTTTAATGCATTAATTTATCTTCGCAATGAAGACTTACAACCTCTTCAATTAATTTTGCGAAGAATGTTAATCAATAACCAAGTACTAATGAAAAGTACATCTGCGGGTAATTTAGCGGCTGAACTACGGGCATTGGCAGATATGATGAAATATGCGTCAATCGTAGTATCAACAGCCCCAATTATGATGTTATATCCATTTTTACAAAAGTACTTTAATCAAGGTGTTATGATTGGTGCGTTGAAAGAGTAA
- a CDS encoding ABC transporter ATP-binding protein, with translation MSETILTVKDLHVHFKTFAGEVQAIRGVNFELKKGETLAIVGESGSGKTVTTRSIMGLLGKNAAIKAGEIIFNGENLLQFSERQMRDIRGTQIAMIFQDPMTSLNPTLTIGQQIMEVLTKQRGMSRSEAIDETIELLTLCGIREPEARLKQYPHQFSGGQRQRIVIAIALAGDPEILIADEPTTALDVTIQAQIIELLQEIQRVKGMSIIFITHDLGVVANVADRVAVMYAGKFVEIGSVDDIYYHPQHPYTWGLLSAMPTPHQKGKLYAIPGTPPDLLNPPKGDAFALRNEYALAIDFEMQPPMFEVVPGHYAATWLLHPDAPTVAPPQSILDRYQYFETKQKSYRVKETLDIHHVASSTPGELQQSPLESERTTKGVQ, from the coding sequence ATGAGTGAAACAATTTTAACAGTTAAAGATTTACATGTTCATTTTAAGACTTTCGCTGGCGAAGTACAGGCGATTCGTGGTGTTAATTTTGAATTGAAGAAAGGTGAGACGCTAGCAATTGTTGGTGAGTCTGGTTCAGGTAAGACGGTGACGACACGGTCAATTATGGGATTGCTTGGGAAAAATGCAGCTATTAAAGCCGGTGAGATTATTTTTAATGGCGAAAATTTATTGCAGTTCTCTGAGCGTCAAATGCGTGATATTCGTGGTACGCAAATTGCGATGATTTTCCAAGACCCTATGACGTCACTTAATCCGACATTAACAATTGGTCAACAGATTATGGAAGTGTTGACGAAACAACGTGGTATGTCACGAAGTGAAGCGATTGATGAGACGATTGAGTTACTAACTCTATGTGGTATTCGTGAGCCAGAAGCACGATTGAAGCAATACCCCCATCAATTTTCAGGAGGTCAGCGGCAACGAATTGTGATTGCGATTGCGTTAGCAGGTGACCCAGAAATTTTAATTGCGGATGAACCAACAACAGCTTTAGATGTGACGATTCAAGCCCAAATTATTGAGTTATTACAAGAAATTCAACGGGTAAAAGGCATGTCGATTATTTTTATTACTCATGATTTAGGTGTAGTAGCAAATGTCGCGGACCGGGTTGCGGTAATGTATGCAGGTAAATTTGTAGAAATTGGTAGTGTCGATGATATTTATTATCACCCACAACATCCGTATACATGGGGCTTGTTGAGTGCCATGCCGACACCGCATCAAAAAGGAAAATTATATGCTATCCCAGGCACACCACCTGATTTGTTAAATCCACCAAAAGGCGATGCGTTTGCGTTACGTAATGAGTACGCGTTAGCGATTGATTTTGAAATGCAACCGCCGATGTTTGAAGTAGTACCGGGACACTATGCGGCAACGTGGTTATTACATCCTGATGCCCCAACGGTGGCGCCACCACAATCGATTTTAGATCGTTACCAGTATTTTGAAACAAAACAAAAATCATATCGTGTGAAGGAAACGCTGGATATCCATCATGTTGCCAGTAGCACACCGGGCGAATTGCAGCAGTCGCCATTAGAGTCTGAGCGGACAACGAAAGGAGTGCAATGA
- a CDS encoding peptide ABC transporter substrate-binding protein has product MSKKWIKGLCVSGLVLTTISGVVPANQLFQAPEIAIVHAQEEHLLRWTQSSEITTLDSAKSYDTVAYTALRQVGEGLLRVATDGSIQPAGAALPEISDDGLTYTFKLREDAKWSNGEPVTANDYVYAWRRAVNPEVGSANAFLFTVVKNAAEIADGTATVEDLGVEAVSDFELKVTLKEPKANFVNYVTHVNYYPQNQAAVEAAGDAYGTSSDAFLGNGPFTIENWSATALEWTYTKNPEYYGTDAIQVEQIHIDVVKDPNTAVELFEAGEIDAAAISGPLLAEFKDSENLVSFPGLSHSYIEMGISSNEALQNENLRKALSYVIDRQTLTKDILNGGAEAVKGLVPQNVVFNSVTGKDYVEEQPDYGEFNVELAKEHWSKAKQELGTDTVELDLLVTDSETTKTIGEFIQGLVESNLEGFKLNLRPLPAKNRFDEMMSFDFDIAIGGWSGTLGDADEYLINFLTNAEHNHAQFFDEQFDALVSEANSPEVVANPERRYELLHEAENYLLDRRVLVPLIQNNTTLLVSDKIDNIEASPTGSGVDFTTLTFK; this is encoded by the coding sequence ATGTCAAAAAAATGGATTAAAGGTTTATGTGTGTCAGGATTAGTATTAACAACAATCAGTGGTGTTGTGCCAGCTAATCAATTATTTCAAGCGCCAGAGATAGCGATTGTTCATGCTCAAGAGGAGCATCTATTAAGATGGACACAATCATCTGAGATTACAACATTGGATTCAGCAAAATCTTATGATACGGTTGCGTATACCGCACTGCGTCAAGTAGGTGAAGGATTGCTGCGTGTGGCGACTGATGGGAGCATTCAGCCAGCCGGTGCTGCCTTACCGGAGATTAGTGATGATGGCTTAACCTATACATTTAAATTACGTGAAGATGCGAAATGGTCGAATGGTGAACCAGTAACTGCTAATGATTATGTTTATGCATGGCGTCGTGCGGTGAATCCAGAAGTAGGTTCTGCTAATGCATTTTTATTCACTGTTGTTAAAAATGCAGCAGAAATTGCAGATGGTACGGCTACAGTAGAAGATTTAGGTGTTGAAGCGGTCAGTGATTTCGAATTAAAAGTCACATTGAAAGAACCGAAAGCCAACTTTGTCAATTATGTGACGCATGTCAACTATTATCCACAAAACCAAGCAGCCGTTGAAGCAGCCGGAGATGCGTATGGAACATCTAGTGATGCCTTTTTAGGTAATGGTCCATTTACCATCGAAAATTGGAGTGCGACTGCATTAGAGTGGACGTATACTAAAAATCCAGAGTATTATGGTACCGATGCGATTCAAGTGGAGCAAATTCATATAGATGTAGTAAAAGATCCAAATACGGCTGTGGAATTATTTGAAGCAGGTGAGATTGATGCGGCAGCTATTTCTGGTCCATTATTAGCAGAATTTAAAGATAGCGAAAATTTAGTCAGTTTCCCAGGACTCTCGCATTCATACATTGAAATGGGTATCAGCTCCAATGAAGCATTGCAGAATGAAAATTTACGTAAAGCATTATCTTATGTTATCGACCGCCAAACATTGACGAAAGATATTTTAAACGGTGGCGCCGAAGCAGTAAAAGGTTTAGTACCGCAAAATGTCGTCTTTAACTCAGTGACCGGAAAAGACTACGTGGAAGAACAACCGGATTATGGCGAATTTAATGTTGAATTGGCAAAAGAACATTGGTCCAAAGCGAAACAAGAATTAGGTACAGATACGGTGGAGTTAGATTTATTAGTAACCGATAGCGAAACGACGAAAACAATTGGTGAATTTATTCAAGGGCTAGTCGAAAGTAACTTAGAGGGGTTCAAGTTAAATTTACGGCCATTACCGGCTAAAAACCGCTTTGATGAAATGATGTCATTTGACTTTGATATTGCTATTGGAGGTTGGAGTGGGACATTAGGAGATGCGGATGAGTATTTAATTAACTTCTTAACCAATGCGGAACATAATCATGCACAATTTTTCGATGAACAATTTGATGCATTAGTTAGTGAAGCGAATTCACCCGAAGTGGTAGCTAATCCAGAGCGCCGTTATGAATTATTACATGAAGCGGAAAATTACTTGTTAGATCGACGTGTTTTAGTTCCGCTCATCCAAAATAATACGACCTTATTGGTATCAGATAAAATAGACAACATTGAAGCCAGTCCAACTGGGTCAGGCGTTGATTTTACGACATTGACGTTTAAGTAA
- a CDS encoding ABC transporter permease encodes MNGYWKYLLRRILYMALTLFVIITATFLLLQFLPGTPFANQDLLTAKQLELLNEKYGLNQSIFQQYITYLSNVVRGDFGVSFQFNNLPVTQIIADRAGPSMQLGLQAMVLGTTVGILLGVIAAVKQNTWIDTFTSIFAIGGRSVPNFVFAVILQFVFAVWLNLLPIAFWRNGFASTILPTLALSISPMAEAARFIRTEMIEVLNSDYIELARAKGFSKFYIIFKHALRNALIPLLTILGPVTAGLMTGSLVIEQIFSIPGIGEQFTKSILVNDYPTIMGITIMYSTLLVVMILIVDILYGVVDPRMRMGQGGK; translated from the coding sequence ATGAATGGCTATTGGAAATATCTATTAAGACGAATTTTATATATGGCGTTGACATTATTTGTGATTATAACTGCAACGTTTTTATTGCTACAATTTCTTCCGGGGACGCCGTTTGCGAACCAGGATTTATTAACAGCTAAACAATTAGAATTACTAAATGAAAAGTATGGATTGAATCAATCGATTTTTCAACAATATATTACCTATCTATCGAATGTGGTACGTGGTGATTTTGGCGTGTCTTTTCAATTTAATAACTTACCGGTAACACAAATTATTGCCGACCGTGCCGGTCCGTCGATGCAACTCGGTTTACAAGCGATGGTACTGGGTACGACGGTAGGAATTTTACTTGGCGTGATTGCGGCAGTGAAGCAAAATACATGGATTGATACTTTTACGTCTATCTTTGCGATTGGTGGTCGTAGTGTGCCAAACTTCGTCTTTGCGGTTATTTTACAATTTGTTTTTGCTGTATGGCTTAATCTCTTACCCATTGCTTTTTGGCGTAATGGTTTTGCCTCAACGATTTTACCGACTCTGGCTTTATCAATTTCACCGATGGCGGAAGCGGCACGGTTTATCCGTACTGAAATGATTGAAGTATTAAATAGTGATTACATTGAATTAGCACGGGCAAAAGGTTTTTCTAAATTTTATATTATCTTTAAACACGCCCTACGTAATGCATTGATTCCATTATTAACGATTTTAGGGCCGGTAACAGCTGGCTTGATGACAGGATCATTAGTGATTGAACAAATTTTTTCAATTCCGGGGATTGGGGAACAATTTACGAAATCCATTTTAGTCAATGATTATCCGACAATTATGGGGATTACTATTATGTACTCAACACTTTTAGTGGTAATGATTTTGATTGTAGATATTTTATATGGGGTAGTAGACCCACGTATGCGAATGGGACAAGGAGGCAAGTAG
- a CDS encoding ABC transporter permease, whose protein sequence is MVERIAKSSYNETLLTDVASIDTSLLRVDNRQTQAESEAIHVPSLNFVQDSWRRLKKNKGAMFSLVVVILIVLLAVFAPLIAPASPFAQNPAHANLAPKIPGLESWSWFDGKSLNRGGNLVDGYEKAGIPEGVYYYLGTDGLGRDLLSRILYGTRISLLVAFVAAMINLVFGIIYGLISGWLGGKVDTVMQRILEVLSGIPNLVIVVLMLLVLKPGIASIIITIALTSWITMSRVVRAQTLRLKQTEYVLAAQVLGQHPIKIMWKHILPNMVGIIIVQVMFALPSAIFFEAFLSFIGIGIPAPNASLGTLINDGYKTFRFLPHLMWYPAAVISVLMLSFNLLADGLRDAFDPKMKE, encoded by the coding sequence ATGGTCGAACGTATTGCAAAGTCAAGTTATAACGAAACACTTTTAACGGATGTAGCTTCTATTGATACCAGCCTATTACGTGTTGATAATCGCCAAACGCAAGCAGAAAGTGAAGCCATTCATGTGCCATCCCTGAACTTTGTACAAGATTCGTGGCGCCGGTTGAAGAAAAATAAAGGGGCCATGTTCTCTTTAGTTGTAGTCATATTAATTGTATTATTAGCAGTTTTTGCACCGCTTATTGCGCCGGCTTCGCCATTTGCACAAAATCCTGCTCATGCGAATTTAGCACCGAAGATACCGGGTTTGGAATCGTGGTCGTGGTTTGATGGAAAGTCACTCAATCGTGGTGGTAATTTAGTTGATGGCTATGAAAAAGCGGGTATTCCAGAGGGTGTTTACTATTATTTAGGTACCGATGGTTTAGGTCGTGATTTATTATCACGCATTCTATATGGTACACGTATCTCTCTACTGGTTGCTTTCGTAGCAGCAATGATTAACTTAGTGTTCGGAATTATTTATGGTTTGATTTCCGGTTGGCTTGGCGGGAAAGTTGATACAGTGATGCAACGTATTTTAGAAGTATTATCGGGTATCCCTAACTTAGTGATTGTCGTTTTAATGTTATTAGTGTTAAAACCAGGAATTGCTTCAATTATCATTACCATTGCTTTGACGAGTTGGATTACGATGTCACGTGTAGTTCGAGCGCAAACATTGCGATTGAAGCAGACAGAGTATGTCTTAGCTGCGCAAGTGTTAGGACAGCATCCGATTAAAATTATGTGGAAACATATCTTGCCGAATATGGTTGGTATTATTATTGTGCAAGTGATGTTTGCTTTGCCATCAGCGATTTTCTTTGAGGCATTTCTCAGTTTTATTGGGATTGGAATACCAGCGCCCAATGCATCATTAGGCACATTGATAAATGATGGATACAAAACATTCCGTTTCTTGCCGCATCTCATGTGGTATCCGGCAGCAGTGATTTCAGTATTAATGTTGTCGTTTAACTTATTAGCGGATGGATTGCGTGATGCGTTTGATCCGAAAATGAAAGAGTAG
- a CDS encoding alpha/beta fold hydrolase codes for MPLKTLYLLHGWSGNHDDWITNTNIVELAERYRIAIILPNGENSFYTDFSEAESYGKMIAEDLIFESRQTFKLSECPADTWIAGLSMGGYGALRLGLTYPHQFSKISALSSRIIAKGIDGLNYDDYNQLPITIKNIFIRKTPEAIKEEMDLITLVENCQLMPQIDLFCGTEDDFYPINVSFYQWLKEKTPTVRFFSDTGDHDWKYWNSVIESVIQNMVEANV; via the coding sequence GTGCCACTTAAGACGCTCTACCTCTTACACGGCTGGAGTGGCAATCATGATGACTGGATAACGAATACTAATATTGTTGAGTTAGCAGAACGTTATCGAATCGCAATCATTTTACCGAATGGTGAAAATAGTTTTTACACTGATTTTAGCGAAGCGGAGTCCTATGGCAAAATGATTGCAGAGGATTTAATATTCGAATCACGCCAAACATTTAAACTATCCGAATGTCCTGCAGATACATGGATTGCCGGCTTATCAATGGGAGGGTACGGTGCGCTACGATTAGGACTTACTTATCCTCATCAATTTAGCAAGATAAGTGCTTTATCTAGTCGCATCATTGCTAAAGGTATTGATGGGTTGAACTACGATGACTATAATCAGTTACCGATTACCATAAAAAATATATTTATTCGTAAGACGCCTGAAGCCATTAAAGAGGAAATGGATTTAATTACATTGGTAGAGAACTGTCAACTCATGCCTCAAATTGATTTGTTTTGTGGTACAGAAGATGATTTTTATCCAATAAATGTTTCTTTTTATCAATGGCTAAAAGAGAAAACCCCCACTGTTCGATTTTTCTCAGATACAGGTGACCATGATTGGAAATATTGGAATAGCGTGATTGAATCAGTGATTCAGAATATGGTAGAAGCAAACGTTTAA
- a CDS encoding sugar ABC transporter permease has product MGETLFRKKLKASLPLYLLALPSVILLLIFAYVPMGGIVLAFKDYLPALGIFESQWVGLKHFKQFFNSYQFPITIKNTVKISVYSILVGFPLPIILALMVNQMRNGRFKQVFQVITYLPHFISIMVMCGMIIMFLSPSSGLLANILAKFDVKLPNLLSSPNRFADIYVWSDVWQHIGWDSIIYLAALTGIDPTYYEAATMDGAGKFKKILHIDIPLLLPTAMIMLVLRMGGLLNVGFEKAFLLQNTMNMAGSEIISTYVYKIGMQSMQYSLSTAIGLFNTVINLMLLIGANWFSKKTTESGLF; this is encoded by the coding sequence ATGGGGGAAACATTATTTCGAAAAAAATTAAAAGCCAGTTTACCATTGTATTTATTGGCTTTACCGTCGGTTATTCTTCTATTGATTTTTGCTTATGTACCTATGGGTGGGATAGTCTTAGCGTTTAAAGACTATCTTCCAGCTCTAGGAATTTTTGAGAGTCAATGGGTTGGACTCAAACATTTTAAACAATTTTTTAATTCTTATCAATTTCCTATTACTATCAAAAACACGGTAAAAATTTCTGTTTATAGTATTTTAGTAGGTTTTCCGCTGCCAATTATTTTAGCACTAATGGTCAATCAAATGCGTAATGGTCGTTTTAAACAAGTGTTTCAAGTCATTACATATTTACCACACTTTATTTCGATTATGGTTATGTGTGGGATGATTATTATGTTTTTATCGCCATCATCTGGTTTACTAGCAAATATTTTAGCGAAATTTGATGTGAAATTACCGAACTTACTATCCAGTCCTAATCGATTTGCTGATATCTATGTATGGTCTGATGTTTGGCAGCATATTGGGTGGGATAGCATTATATATTTAGCTGCATTAACCGGTATTGATCCGACATATTACGAAGCGGCGACAATGGATGGAGCAGGTAAGTTTAAGAAGATTTTACATATTGATATTCCACTACTATTGCCAACAGCTATGATTATGTTAGTGTTACGTATGGGAGGCTTACTCAATGTCGGTTTCGAGAAAGCGTTTTTACTTCAGAATACGATGAATATGGCAGGTAGTGAAATTATTTCAACTTATGTATATAAAATTGGGATGCAAAGTATGCAGTACAGCTTATCTACTGCTATAGGACTGTTTAACACCGTAATAAACTTAATGTTACTCATTGGTGCAAATTGGTTCTCTAAGAAAACGACGGAATCAGGATTATTCTAG
- a CDS encoding extracellular solute-binding protein, protein MKKSLKKVTMLMAAGMVMSSFGTIPAVLAQEEQEYKIATVRWSDWGMDFTNGFVTDSQKDFGVKVNWDVYVNADWADQKAVLMASGDLPDAFLGSNALGDSEIMQNAALFLPLEDLIEEHMPNLTAAMKAEPKLRAIATAPDGHIYGLPTKLPMRPTVGNQLFINKTWLENLGLEMPQTFDEFMEVLRAFKAEDANGNGDKNDEIPFGGGNFDPVYSFILPFGVRHGYEYDMTLVDGKPQYTRTMDQYKQGVAKMHEAFKEGLIDPEIFTQDTSMAEAKRQDTEAARVGVTSGWTADALFGQNSDQYVALPALEGPDGKRYVESDPDHLNYNRNEFLIMKNTKNPEKLLQWLDTWYTEDASIQNFYGTFGVATEKKEDGTYEVLPPVGGETADISAWVNSLRDFGPKYVGDDFNSKVTIDKTQGDGLKLELDKELAEHALPAFPRVSYTADEIGRLSTMYIDLSSYAAQTVTKWVTEGGIEDEWDGYVQQLNQMGFEDFQMIMNDAYNRYQDALGE, encoded by the coding sequence ATGAAAAAGAGTTTGAAAAAAGTGACAATGTTGATGGCAGCGGGAATGGTAATGTCAAGTTTTGGAACAATCCCGGCTGTCCTAGCACAAGAAGAACAAGAATATAAGATTGCAACTGTTCGCTGGTCCGATTGGGGTATGGATTTTACCAATGGATTTGTTACTGATAGCCAGAAAGATTTCGGCGTCAAAGTCAATTGGGATGTTTACGTAAATGCTGATTGGGCTGATCAAAAAGCAGTATTAATGGCTTCGGGTGATTTACCAGACGCATTTTTAGGATCAAATGCGTTAGGTGATTCTGAAATTATGCAAAATGCTGCATTATTCTTACCATTGGAAGATTTAATAGAAGAGCATATGCCAAATTTAACAGCTGCAATGAAAGCTGAACCGAAATTGCGTGCGATTGCTACAGCACCGGATGGTCATATATATGGTTTACCAACGAAACTACCAATGCGTCCAACAGTTGGTAATCAATTGTTTATTAATAAAACGTGGTTAGAGAATCTTGGACTTGAGATGCCACAAACATTTGACGAATTTATGGAAGTATTACGTGCTTTTAAAGCAGAAGATGCCAATGGAAATGGTGATAAAAATGATGAGATACCATTCGGTGGTGGGAACTTTGATCCAGTTTATTCATTCATCTTACCATTTGGTGTGCGTCATGGGTATGAATATGATATGACTCTAGTTGATGGTAAGCCGCAATACACTCGCACAATGGATCAATATAAGCAAGGTGTAGCAAAAATGCATGAAGCGTTTAAAGAAGGATTAATTGACCCAGAGATTTTTACACAAGATACATCCATGGCAGAAGCAAAACGCCAAGATACTGAAGCTGCTCGAGTTGGCGTAACTTCAGGTTGGACAGCAGATGCGTTATTCGGTCAAAATTCAGATCAATACGTCGCATTACCAGCATTAGAAGGGCCAGACGGTAAACGTTATGTTGAATCAGATCCTGACCACTTAAACTATAATCGTAATGAATTTTTAATTATGAAAAACACTAAAAATCCGGAAAAATTATTACAATGGCTGGATACTTGGTATACTGAAGATGCATCTATCCAAAACTTTTATGGAACGTTTGGTGTAGCAACGGAGAAAAAAGAAGATGGTACGTATGAAGTATTACCTCCAGTTGGTGGCGAAACAGCAGATATATCAGCATGGGTAAATTCGTTGCGTGACTTTGGACCAAAGTATGTTGGAGATGATTTTAATTCAAAAGTTACTATCGATAAAACTCAAGGCGATGGATTGAAATTAGAATTAGATAAAGAATTAGCAGAACATGCATTACCAGCTTTCCCGCGTGTGTCTTATACAGCAGATGAAATTGGTCGCTTGTCAACAATGTATATTGATTTAAGTAGTTATGCAGCTCAAACTGTTACTAAATGGGTGACTGAAGGTGGTATTGAAGACGAATGGGATGGCTATGTTCAACAATTAAATCAAATGGGATTTGAAGATTTCCAAATGATTATGAATGATGCCTATAATCGTTATCAAGATGCATTAGGAGAATAA